In Shewanella sp. VB17, a single genomic region encodes these proteins:
- a CDS encoding FNR family transcription factor: MTDSNNSRGSIHSGSAIHCHNCNMGALCMPFTLNSVELDRLDDIIERKKPLQKGEQIFKSGDKLSSLFAIRSGTIKSFTITEQGDEQITGFHLAGDVVGFDAIYSQQHTNFAQALETSMVCEIPYSTLTDISGTIPKLRQQIMRLMSNEIRSDQDMILLLSKKNAEEKLAAFISNLAVRFGSCGFSSKEFRLTMTRGDIANYLGLTAETISRLISRLKKAELIEVKGKYITIINFSELNKLAQSSTTLR, encoded by the coding sequence ATGACAGACAGTAATAACAGTCGTGGTTCAATTCATTCTGGATCTGCCATTCATTGTCACAATTGTAATATGGGTGCTTTATGTATGCCTTTTACGCTTAATAGTGTTGAACTCGACCGCCTCGACGATATCATTGAAAGAAAAAAGCCATTGCAAAAAGGTGAGCAAATTTTTAAATCAGGGGATAAGCTAAGCTCTCTTTTTGCTATTCGCTCTGGTACGATTAAAAGCTTTACTATTACAGAACAAGGTGATGAACAAATTACGGGGTTTCATCTTGCGGGTGATGTCGTGGGTTTCGATGCTATTTATTCTCAACAGCATACAAATTTTGCCCAAGCACTTGAAACATCAATGGTCTGTGAAATTCCATATTCAACACTTACTGACATCAGTGGGACAATACCAAAACTAAGACAACAAATAATGCGTTTGATGAGTAATGAGATCCGCAGTGATCAAGACATGATTTTACTCTTAAGTAAAAAAAATGCCGAAGAGAAATTAGCGGCATTTATTAGTAATTTAGCCGTACGATTTGGTAGCTGTGGCTTTTCATCAAAAGAATTTAGATTGACCATGACTCGAGGAGATATTGCTAATTACTTAGGATTAACTGCTGAAACGATTAGCCGCTTAATCAGCCGGTTGAAAAAGGCGGAATTAATTGAAGTGAAAGGTAAATACATCACAATTATTAATTTTAGTGAACTTAATAAACTTGCTCAAAGTAGCACGACTCTTCGATAA
- a CDS encoding DNA replication terminus site-binding protein, translated as MTNRATLNSYIKTNHLQLAEALSELATFVCDNMINICMYTLPANKIGEENTTPSNIKVMEELTQITEQTKRYARQAITQLKIDAFNENTYLAKRFPGLIVLPKKSKDEFIELNNEVNQRRVIFSDSIKVGFAKRQLIHENLHELIPNLVLLSAVRKMKYMDTIVDEISSVNFYWRAKKMQHHVKHDVAADILKSSINAKNFECFGLNKEELIARYEKERELMSRVSSSAKITEIRFARVQPLIDIWCKNTGDTRSKRMLSTNATLPIILFNTPVTINALKNYQYREPTPIKHPVLIPRKHWYVIN; from the coding sequence ATGACCAATAGAGCTACCCTGAATTCGTATATAAAAACCAACCACTTGCAACTGGCAGAGGCCCTTTCTGAGCTAGCCACTTTTGTCTGTGACAATATGATTAATATTTGTATGTACACGTTGCCCGCCAATAAAATAGGTGAAGAAAATACCACTCCTAGCAATATTAAAGTCATGGAAGAGCTTACGCAAATAACCGAGCAGACAAAGCGTTATGCTCGGCAAGCAATAACTCAACTGAAAATTGACGCATTCAATGAAAATACCTATTTAGCAAAGCGTTTTCCTGGATTAATTGTTTTACCTAAAAAATCGAAAGATGAATTCATCGAGTTAAACAATGAAGTTAACCAACGTCGAGTCATTTTTAGTGATTCGATTAAAGTGGGTTTTGCGAAACGACAACTCATCCATGAAAACTTACATGAACTTATCCCTAATCTAGTACTTCTTAGTGCCGTCAGAAAAATGAAATATATGGATACAATCGTCGATGAAATATCATCTGTTAATTTTTATTGGCGCGCTAAAAAAATGCAACATCACGTCAAACATGATGTTGCCGCTGATATTTTAAAATCCAGCATCAATGCAAAAAACTTCGAATGCTTTGGTTTAAATAAAGAAGAACTCATAGCCCGTTACGAAAAAGAAAGAGAATTAATGAGTCGAGTTTCTTCAAGTGCAAAAATAACTGAAATAAGATTTGCACGAGTTCAACCTTTAATCGATATATGGTGTAAGAATACTGGTGATACACGCAGCAAACGAATGTTAAGCACTAATGCTACATTGCCTATAATATTGTTTAATACACCTGTAACTATTAATGCGTTAAAGAACTATCAATATCGTGAGCCTACACCGATTAAACATCCGGTGCTCATACCTCGTAAACATTGGTATGTGATCAATTAA
- the ttcA gene encoding tRNA 2-thiocytidine(32) synthetase TtcA, whose amino-acid sequence MSTGQTTQQITRIKKLQKKIKSEVGKAISDYNMIEEGDRIMCCLSGGKDSYVMLDILLDLQQRAPIKFEIVAVNLDQKQPGFPEHILPAYLDNLGVAYHILEKDTYSIVKDKIPEGQKTCSLCSRLRRGTLYGFAQKIGATKIALGHHRDDIIETLFLNMFFAGKQKAMPPKLLSDDGANIVIRPLAYSREKEIAEYAELKSFPIIPCNLCGSQENLKRASVKDMLNQWDIEHPGRIESIFTAMQNTSPSQGVDREQFDFRSLTRDPNAPLKGEVAESVLPAFDFVDVSNNGHIDLDAASSIKRVKDEHKIAVVNTYTP is encoded by the coding sequence ATGTCGACCGGTCAAACAACTCAGCAAATCACTCGCATAAAAAAACTTCAAAAGAAGATTAAAAGCGAAGTCGGTAAGGCCATCTCTGATTATAATATGATTGAAGAAGGTGATCGGATCATGTGCTGCCTTTCTGGCGGAAAAGATAGTTATGTCATGCTGGATATACTACTGGACTTACAACAACGAGCCCCCATAAAATTTGAGATTGTGGCCGTTAATTTAGATCAAAAACAGCCTGGTTTTCCTGAACACATTCTTCCTGCTTACCTCGATAACTTGGGTGTCGCTTATCATATCTTAGAAAAAGACACTTATTCAATCGTTAAAGATAAAATCCCCGAAGGTCAAAAAACCTGTTCTCTATGCTCTCGATTACGTCGTGGGACCTTATATGGCTTTGCACAAAAAATAGGGGCAACAAAAATTGCTTTGGGGCATCATAGGGATGACATTATTGAAACCCTGTTCTTGAATATGTTTTTTGCGGGTAAACAAAAAGCCATGCCACCTAAGCTACTCTCAGATGATGGCGCAAATATAGTGATCCGTCCCTTGGCTTATTCTCGTGAGAAAGAAATTGCCGAATATGCTGAATTAAAATCATTTCCTATTATTCCATGTAATTTATGTGGTTCTCAAGAAAATTTAAAGCGAGCTTCAGTTAAAGACATGCTTAATCAATGGGATATTGAACACCCTGGACGGATAGAGTCTATTTTTACGGCGATGCAAAATACATCACCTTCACAAGGGGTAGACAGAGAACAGTTTGATTTTAGGTCGTTAACTCGTGATCCTAATGCGCCATTAAAAGGGGAAGTGGCAGAATCGGTGCTCCCAGCCTTCGACTTTGTCGATGTGTCAAACAATGGCCATATTGATCTCGATGCGGCCAGTAGCATTAAAAGAGTAAAAGATGAGCATAAAATAGCAGTGGTGAATACCTATACACCTTAA
- a CDS encoding amino acid aminotransferase yields the protein MIFTQVELAPADPILGLTDEFKADTRSEKVNLGVGIYKNEAGLTPILESVKLAEQRLLTTEKSKNYLGIDGVQAYNQAVQALLFGADHPVVKHKRALTAQAPGGTGSLRIAAEFLVRNTQSKTIWVSSPTWANHKNIFQSASLEIKEYRYYKADTHDKDFDAMVADLTTAKAGDLVLLHGCCHNPTGIDLTEAQWHIIADLCLKQALIPLFDFAYQGFGAGVDEDANGLRIVANTVPELLIANSFSKNFGLYNERIGAVTIVADTQASAIKAFSQVKSTIRGNYSNPPAHGALIVSTILADAELKTMWKAELTEMRERIAKMRTLFVATLKEEGVTQDFSFISRQNGMFSFSGLSKAQVSQLKDEHAVYIVGSGRISVAGMTKDNMPVICKAIASVL from the coding sequence ATGATATTTACTCAGGTTGAACTTGCACCAGCCGATCCCATTTTAGGTTTAACGGATGAATTTAAAGCAGACACGAGATCTGAAAAGGTCAATCTAGGTGTTGGGATATATAAAAATGAGGCAGGATTAACCCCTATTTTAGAGTCTGTTAAATTAGCTGAGCAGCGATTACTTACCACTGAAAAAAGTAAAAATTATTTGGGAATTGATGGCGTTCAAGCCTATAATCAGGCAGTTCAAGCGTTGCTTTTTGGTGCCGATCACCCCGTTGTTAAGCATAAAAGAGCGTTAACTGCACAAGCGCCTGGTGGCACAGGATCGCTACGTATAGCGGCAGAGTTTTTGGTCCGTAATACCCAATCGAAAACCATTTGGGTTAGCTCACCTACTTGGGCAAATCATAAAAATATCTTCCAATCGGCTTCGCTTGAAATTAAAGAGTATCGCTATTATAAAGCCGACACTCATGATAAAGATTTCGATGCTATGGTCGCTGATCTTACCACTGCTAAAGCGGGCGATCTGGTGCTACTTCACGGCTGTTGTCATAACCCTACTGGGATCGATTTAACCGAAGCACAATGGCATATCATTGCTGATCTTTGTTTGAAACAAGCATTAATTCCCTTATTTGATTTTGCCTATCAAGGTTTTGGTGCTGGTGTCGATGAAGATGCTAACGGATTGAGGATTGTGGCTAATACTGTTCCAGAGCTGTTAATTGCAAACTCCTTTTCTAAAAACTTTGGCTTATACAATGAACGTATAGGTGCGGTGACAATTGTGGCTGATACTCAGGCTTCTGCCATTAAAGCCTTTAGCCAAGTAAAAAGTACTATTCGAGGAAACTATTCAAATCCGCCGGCACATGGCGCGTTAATTGTTAGCACCATTTTAGCTGATGCAGAGTTAAAAACCATGTGGAAAGCTGAGCTGACGGAAATGCGTGAGCGTATCGCTAAAATGAGAACGCTTTTTGTGGCGACGTTAAAAGAGGAGGGAGTCACACAAGATTTTAGTTTTATCTCAAGACAAAATGGGATGTTTAGTTTCTCAGGTCTTTCTAAAGCGCAAGTCTCTCAGCTTAAAGATGAGCATGCCGTTTATATCGTAGGCTCAGGCCGGATAAGTGTTGCGGGTATGACGAAAGATAATATGCCTGTGATTTGTAAAGCAATCGCCAGCGTACTGTAA
- the yvcK gene encoding uridine diphosphate-N-acetylglucosamine-binding protein YvcK, with protein MQDNALNKFDNVVAIGGGHGLGRVLSTLSFLGPKLTGIVATTDNGGSTGRLRQQQDCIAWGDLRNCLSQLASNPSIGSLLFEYRFTGENELSGHNLGNLMLLALDQLCVRPLEAVNIIRQFLNIETRVIPMSEEPTHLVAIEACGNKVFGEMNVDEMSEHPIALSLEPMVTATCEACDAVREADLVILGPGSFLTSVMPPLLLPKFADALANSSAEVVLIDNLTREPSSAADFSLTQKVDWCHQILGIKLIDKILAHSEESYQCGNILYRPLVSQHHIGLHDRKALAKALACIVSDF; from the coding sequence ATGCAAGATAATGCACTAAACAAATTTGATAATGTCGTCGCCATTGGCGGTGGTCATGGACTAGGAAGAGTACTGTCAACGCTTTCCTTCCTTGGACCTAAATTAACAGGTATTGTTGCGACAACGGATAATGGAGGCTCAACAGGCAGACTTAGACAACAGCAAGACTGCATTGCATGGGGTGATCTGCGTAATTGCTTATCACAATTGGCAAGCAATCCCTCAATTGGCTCTTTATTATTTGAATATCGCTTTACAGGCGAAAATGAATTATCTGGTCACAATCTAGGTAACTTAATGCTACTTGCATTAGATCAACTGTGTGTCAGACCATTAGAAGCTGTCAATATAATACGCCAATTTCTTAACATCGAAACCCGCGTTATCCCCATGTCAGAAGAGCCTACGCATCTCGTGGCTATTGAAGCTTGTGGTAATAAAGTCTTTGGTGAGATGAATGTAGATGAAATGTCGGAACACCCCATTGCGCTGTCATTAGAGCCAATGGTCACAGCCACCTGTGAAGCTTGTGATGCCGTACGTGAAGCCGATCTTGTGATCCTAGGACCAGGCAGCTTTTTAACCAGTGTCATGCCACCACTTTTGTTACCAAAATTTGCAGATGCCTTGGCTAATTCTAGTGCAGAAGTGGTGTTAATTGATAATTTAACCCGAGAGCCATCCTCTGCTGCAGATTTTTCGTTAACGCAAAAAGTCGACTGGTGCCATCAGATCCTCGGCATCAAATTAATCGACAAAATACTGGCTCATTCTGAAGAGAGTTACCAATGCGGTAACATTCTCTATCGTCCTTTAGTCAGTCAACATCATATTGGTCTACATGATCGAAAAGCACTTGCAAAAGCACTGGCATGTATTGTTTCAGATTTTTAA
- a CDS encoding glucosaminidase domain-containing protein: protein MKTGRVGQLTVSVSVVILVFIILTLNFVVKEDKKDQQLGQLVENKQPLSLIPDFASISLVSDKKKAFFEYLRPWIRLQNGIIKEERQFLQDSLQHLNNGLALTEAENYHIEEIATKYKYTPRIINIATIETLLIRTDIIPESMVLIQAANETGWGSSRFAKEGFNFFGQWCFKKGCGLVPQSRTAGMSHEVAVYDSVEDSVASYMKNLNSNAAYALFRSIRADMRAENKEPSADKLVYGLVNYSERQEAYIDELLEMLRHNQQYLVGNNEKKPSV from the coding sequence ATGAAAACAGGAAGAGTGGGTCAATTAACCGTATCGGTAAGTGTTGTTATACTTGTCTTTATTATATTAACGCTTAATTTTGTTGTAAAAGAAGATAAAAAAGATCAACAATTAGGGCAACTCGTTGAAAATAAGCAGCCGCTTAGCTTAATCCCAGATTTTGCTTCTATTTCGCTTGTGAGTGATAAAAAGAAAGCATTCTTTGAGTATTTACGTCCGTGGATCCGGCTTCAAAATGGGATAATAAAAGAAGAACGCCAATTTTTACAAGACTCATTGCAGCACCTAAACAACGGCTTGGCGCTGACGGAGGCAGAGAATTATCATATCGAAGAAATCGCGACCAAATACAAATACACGCCTCGCATTATCAATATTGCCACGATTGAAACATTGTTGATAAGAACTGATATCATTCCAGAGTCAATGGTGCTTATTCAAGCAGCTAATGAAACGGGGTGGGGCAGTTCAAGGTTTGCTAAGGAAGGGTTTAACTTTTTTGGTCAATGGTGTTTTAAAAAAGGGTGTGGTTTAGTACCACAATCAAGAACCGCTGGCATGTCGCATGAGGTTGCCGTGTATGACTCAGTTGAAGATTCTGTTGCCTCATATATGAAAAATTTGAATTCTAATGCTGCCTATGCATTATTTCGTTCAATTCGTGCAGACATGCGCGCGGAAAATAAAGAACCCAGCGCTGATAAACTCGTATATGGGTTAGTCAATTATTCAGAACGACAAGAAGCGTACATTGATGAGCTTTTAGAAATGTTACGTCATAATCAGCAATACTTGGTAGGAAATAATGAAAAGAAACCTTCTGTTTAG
- a CDS encoding glyceraldehyde-3-phosphate dehydrogenase, whose protein sequence is MSADKHLQSWQERFEMAEAMQPLLGKLYRNQGVEVVLYGKPLLNASTIEIIKSHRLVSKHVGYKLRLRESFPFVEALSKLAVKQCKVDIGKLAIKYWRENADVNGIEAYMSQELATAIDHNDQEKPRDVVLYGFGRIGRLLARLLIERTGVSNKLRLRAIVLRGGRKGDLEKRASLLRRDSVHGPFNGSVEVDEENNAIIANGTYIQVIYANSPDEIDYTSHGINDALVVDNTGIWKDEDGLGLHLKSTGATKVLLTAPAKGSIKNIVYGVNESDILPEDTIVSAASCTTNAITPVLKAVNDKYGIENGHVETIHSYTNDQNLIDNYHSADRRGRSAPLNMVITETGAAKAVSKALPVLEGKLTGNAIRVPTPNVSMAIISLNLHHETNKEEMNDYLRNIALHSDLQNQVDFTESTEIVSSDLVGSRYAGVIDSQATIANDKRAILYVWYDNEFGYSCQVVGVMQKMLGLNYQSLPLV, encoded by the coding sequence ATGAGCGCTGATAAACACCTACAAAGCTGGCAAGAACGTTTCGAAATGGCGGAGGCTATGCAACCTCTTCTTGGTAAATTATATCGTAATCAAGGTGTTGAGGTCGTTTTATACGGTAAGCCTCTACTGAATGCCTCTACGATAGAAATCATCAAATCACACCGTTTAGTAAGTAAGCATGTCGGTTACAAACTTAGGCTGCGTGAAAGTTTTCCTTTTGTTGAAGCTTTAAGTAAGTTAGCAGTAAAACAGTGTAAAGTGGATATTGGTAAGCTTGCGATTAAGTATTGGCGTGAGAATGCTGATGTCAATGGCATTGAAGCATACATGAGTCAAGAGCTTGCTACTGCCATTGATCATAATGATCAAGAGAAGCCGAGAGACGTTGTACTTTATGGTTTTGGTCGAATAGGTCGCTTACTAGCTCGTTTATTGATAGAGAGAACCGGGGTCAGTAATAAATTACGTTTACGCGCAATCGTGTTACGTGGTGGGCGTAAAGGCGACCTTGAAAAACGAGCAAGTTTACTCAGAAGGGACTCTGTTCATGGTCCTTTTAATGGCTCTGTTGAAGTTGATGAGGAAAATAATGCCATTATCGCTAATGGTACGTATATTCAGGTGATTTATGCCAATTCACCAGACGAAATTGATTATACAAGCCATGGTATCAATGATGCCCTCGTTGTTGATAATACTGGGATCTGGAAAGATGAAGATGGATTAGGTTTACACCTTAAGTCTACAGGCGCGACTAAGGTGCTACTTACTGCCCCTGCTAAAGGCAGTATTAAAAACATTGTTTATGGCGTTAATGAGTCAGATATTTTACCTGAAGATACTATTGTTTCTGCTGCGAGCTGTACGACTAATGCCATCACACCGGTATTAAAAGCAGTTAACGATAAATACGGCATTGAAAATGGGCACGTAGAGACGATTCATTCTTATACCAATGATCAAAATCTTATCGATAACTATCACAGTGCGGATCGCAGAGGACGCAGTGCACCATTGAACATGGTGATCACCGAAACCGGTGCTGCTAAAGCGGTATCTAAAGCCCTACCGGTGCTTGAAGGTAAGTTAACGGGCAATGCCATTAGAGTACCGACACCGAATGTGTCAATGGCGATCATTAGTTTGAATTTACATCATGAAACCAATAAAGAAGAGATGAACGATTACCTACGAAATATCGCACTCCATTCAGATCTGCAAAACCAAGTGGACTTTACTGAATCAACCGAAATTGTATCATCCGATCTTGTTGGTTCACGTTATGCTGGTGTGATTGATTCACAGGCGACAATTGCTAACGATAAGCGTGCTATTCTTTACGTCTGGTATGACAATGAGTTTGGCTATAGTTGCCAAGTGGTGGGAGTCATGCAAAAGATGCTCGGACTTAATTATCAATCTTTGCCTCTGGTTTAA
- a CDS encoding tyrosine-type recombinase/integrase: MKNNTELTPSYGDLPQSIAPTSIQESLLDTRSLLEKRLKSQLALSSDLVDQDLVRLLIKHLLADFAKNDSGLSDNTIKTLFIYWQSFELWCHKHQCTSLPASATTFVDYMNDRKSAVKMNTLSQYRWAVSKIHLAAGLPSPCHTQKSIDVVGGIRKQKIRSSELVTQASPFRSSHCDALIDLWIGSGTPLQYRNLAIMVTAYETMMRESELARIELAHISYQSDGRATLLIPFTKTNISGDPDTVMLSRQCVKIINNYLSHTVNKSNFLFKKMTRNGKPAQHNGPISRYTVDRVFKRAFNDLCTKNINLTHEIAPWSGHSARVGACQDLLSAGYSILEVQQAGRWASSEMVYRYGRNILAKESAMAKARWGR, from the coding sequence GTGAAAAATAATACTGAACTGACGCCATCTTATGGCGATTTACCGCAATCCATCGCACCAACATCAATTCAAGAATCACTGTTAGACACACGTAGTTTACTTGAAAAACGCCTCAAATCACAGTTGGCTTTATCCTCAGATCTGGTTGATCAAGATTTAGTACGATTACTCATTAAACATTTACTGGCAGACTTTGCGAAAAATGATAGCGGTTTATCAGATAACACCATTAAGACATTGTTTATCTATTGGCAAAGTTTTGAATTGTGGTGTCACAAACATCAATGTACTTCACTACCAGCATCGGCGACCACATTTGTCGACTACATGAATGATAGAAAGTCAGCGGTAAAAATGAATACCTTAAGCCAATATCGCTGGGCCGTAAGTAAAATTCACTTAGCTGCCGGATTACCTTCACCCTGTCATACTCAAAAATCAATTGATGTAGTGGGCGGGATCAGAAAACAAAAAATCAGATCAAGCGAACTTGTCACACAAGCAAGTCCATTTCGCAGTTCACACTGTGATGCGCTAATTGATTTGTGGATTGGATCTGGAACACCTTTGCAATATAGAAATTTAGCGATAATGGTAACGGCGTATGAAACGATGATGCGTGAAAGTGAGTTAGCACGAATTGAGTTAGCGCATATAAGTTATCAATCAGATGGTCGTGCGACTTTGCTTATTCCTTTCACAAAAACAAATATATCTGGTGATCCCGATACCGTCATGTTGAGTCGACAATGTGTTAAAATTATAAATAATTATTTGTCTCATACGGTGAATAAGTCTAATTTTCTATTTAAGAAAATGACACGAAATGGCAAGCCAGCACAACACAACGGTCCTATTTCTCGTTACACTGTCGACAGGGTTTTTAAACGTGCCTTTAATGATTTATGTACAAAAAATATAAATTTAACTCATGAAATAGCACCATGGTCTGGGCACAGTGCTCGAGTTGGAGCTTGTCAGGATCTATTAAGTGCTGGCTATTCTATTCTCGAAGTTCAGCAAGCGGGTCGCTGGGCATCAAGTGAAATGGTTTATCGTTATGGTAGAAATATATTAGCAAAAGAATCTGCAATGGCCAAAGCACGTTGGGGACGCTAA
- a CDS encoding DUF2987 domain-containing protein, producing the protein MKRNLLFSCLIIVCSSVQAIPISLEYQGFYQRLKQVNKGHYSQVELVFSVPNKEKCRIQSGNISTEKESFPLIITKEQRLFLPFDEKLKSDRALINLDIQGETKHCNIAMQVRAKQTKMEYTHGDIVEIQAEMNAMLSEMQGFPMRYFTTDIAGVSFLFEADSDVTVNIDGVVQSVSGKLRLSRAQILTLTNLKLSLKPKVISPWTNGD; encoded by the coding sequence ATGAAAAGAAACCTTCTGTTTAGTTGTTTAATCATCGTTTGTTCTTCAGTGCAAGCTATTCCGATATCATTAGAGTACCAAGGTTTTTACCAAAGATTAAAACAGGTCAATAAGGGACATTATTCACAGGTAGAGCTGGTTTTTTCGGTACCAAATAAAGAAAAGTGCCGAATACAAAGTGGTAATATTAGCACTGAAAAAGAATCATTTCCTTTAATCATTACTAAAGAACAACGACTATTTTTACCCTTTGATGAAAAATTAAAATCTGATAGAGCTTTGATTAATTTAGATATTCAAGGTGAAACGAAACATTGTAATATTGCGATGCAAGTCAGAGCAAAACAAACCAAAATGGAGTATACACACGGTGATATTGTTGAGATCCAAGCTGAAATGAATGCCATGCTGAGTGAAATGCAGGGGTTCCCTATGCGTTATTTCACAACCGATATTGCAGGTGTGAGTTTTTTATTCGAAGCTGACAGTGATGTTACGGTTAACATTGATGGTGTTGTACAGTCTGTTTCTGGTAAGTTGAGGCTTAGTCGAGCGCAAATTTTAACCTTAACCAACCTTAAACTATCGTTAAAACCTAAGGTTATAAGCCCTTGGACAAATGGTGACTAA
- a CDS encoding DUF2989 domain-containing protein — protein MSLNVVIFTSFYSIIIISVLLGCDTAVNSSSICKKNPDICDDLHQDSWCRIEKSDLIGSRLITKHEQPTSGKALYSQLIHLEKYNKCIELASGVKHILAPKRTNDRVRAFGLSSQSLAELQVLTKESHNVHLAFYHWMRFNDQIAKNKVLHAMQLNLIDDINILANIASHFQKYDLNKAKATYLDVLNRSSQDNFKPEWLLGLANTYQKLDNAAFTYLLSRANILMTDNQVSEKKMLMIIDGDTTLQASLDIQAKNLADALGEGHYPSSEIKRILEKE, from the coding sequence TTGAGTCTAAATGTAGTAATATTTACATCATTTTACAGCATTATTATTATTTCGGTCCTACTTGGCTGCGATACCGCAGTAAATAGCAGCAGTATCTGTAAAAAAAATCCTGACATTTGTGACGACTTACACCAAGACAGTTGGTGTCGGATAGAAAAATCTGACTTAATTGGCAGTAGATTAATAACTAAACATGAACAACCTACGTCAGGAAAAGCCCTCTATTCACAACTAATCCATTTAGAAAAATACAATAAATGCATTGAGCTTGCCTCCGGCGTAAAGCACATTCTCGCGCCTAAAAGAACCAATGATAGAGTAAGAGCATTTGGGCTCAGCTCACAAAGTTTGGCAGAACTCCAAGTCTTGACTAAGGAGAGCCACAATGTTCATCTCGCCTTTTACCATTGGATGCGTTTTAATGATCAAATTGCCAAAAACAAAGTACTGCATGCAATGCAATTAAATTTGATCGATGATATTAACATACTCGCCAATATCGCTTCCCATTTTCAAAAATACGATCTAAACAAAGCAAAAGCCACTTATTTAGATGTCTTAAATCGAAGCTCTCAAGATAACTTTAAACCCGAATGGTTACTTGGTTTAGCCAATACTTATCAAAAATTAGATAATGCAGCCTTCACGTATCTTCTATCTAGGGCCAATATTCTCATGACCGACAATCAAGTATCAGAAAAAAAAATGCTCATGATCATTGATGGGGATACTACACTTCAAGCTTCTCTAGACATACAAGCGAAAAACTTAGCTGATGCACTTGGAGAGGGCCATTACCCATCCAGTGAAATTAAGCGTATTTTAGAAAAAGAATAA
- the uspE gene encoding universal stress protein UspE, which yields MKEYKNLLVVIDPTSDPQPALARAIELATHNQASITVFLSIYDFSYEMTSILSGQERESMRKGVIAQRQAWLDEVLEQYACPEISIKSEVIWHNRPFESIIQHAISGNFDLIIKGTHEHDKLKSVIFTPTDWHLMRKSPAPVLLVKEHDWPVAGKILCAINVGSEDKDHLTLNHKIIECAKALAKQFDAQVHLVNGYPGTPINLAIELPDFDAHAYSQTIRLQHEQRVFDLALTLGISQDCCHIKEGLPEDVIPDLAMQLDAELVILGTVGRTGFSAALIGNTAEHVIDSINCDLLAIKPDGYKSPLEQS from the coding sequence ATGAAAGAATATAAAAATCTGTTAGTTGTCATTGATCCAACCAGTGATCCACAACCCGCACTCGCAAGAGCAATTGAGCTCGCCACCCACAATCAAGCGAGCATAACTGTATTCCTTTCCATTTATGATTTTTCTTATGAAATGACCTCGATTTTATCAGGCCAAGAGCGTGAATCCATGAGAAAAGGCGTCATTGCTCAACGACAAGCCTGGCTTGATGAGGTGCTAGAGCAGTATGCTTGTCCAGAGATCAGCATTAAAAGTGAAGTCATTTGGCACAACCGCCCCTTTGAGAGTATTATTCAGCATGCTATTTCTGGCAATTTTGATCTCATTATCAAAGGGACCCATGAGCATGATAAACTCAAGTCGGTTATTTTTACCCCAACAGATTGGCATTTGATGCGTAAATCCCCTGCCCCAGTGTTGTTAGTTAAAGAACATGACTGGCCTGTAGCAGGTAAAATATTATGTGCTATTAATGTTGGATCAGAGGATAAAGATCATCTTACACTCAATCATAAAATTATTGAGTGTGCAAAAGCGCTTGCTAAACAGTTTGATGCTCAAGTTCATCTTGTCAACGGTTACCCAGGTACGCCGATTAATCTTGCTATCGAATTGCCCGATTTTGATGCTCATGCTTATAGTCAAACAATTAGGCTCCAACATGAGCAAAGGGTATTCGATCTCGCCTTAACATTGGGCATTAGTCAAGATTGCTGTCATATAAAAGAAGGTTTACCTGAAGATGTGATCCCCGATCTTGCTATGCAATTAGATGCGGAATTGGTCATTTTAGGCACCGTAGGCAGAACTGGATTTTCTGCAGCATTGATAGGAAATACAGCAGAACATGTGATCGATAGCATTAACTGTGATTTATTAGCCATTAAGCCTGACGGGTATAAATCTCCTTTAGAACAAAGTTAA